The Cydia amplana chromosome 11, ilCydAmpl1.1, whole genome shotgun sequence genome includes a region encoding these proteins:
- the LOC134651920 gene encoding regulating synaptic membrane exocytosis protein 1 isoform X1 — protein sequence MLPTNVMSFMKKMVATEDTANTVPGQIEAPGTFGKLRQTLSSSLLTAQDKVTTKLGPRQVEPVAEPAPAPPPAQPPPAPASKTEREAGKAPSRAGACRVCLKALKPGEVFHTCNGCQHRVCEDCSSYSKPAENEEANSWRCSVCRRKAAPRLPPAAQDSTDSLLDVPVLDSLQRRHSEARLGGGTSSTGLAPPRSPELRRHSDVSPASLKELEKLKGGGTATPANESRRPSTVTPARRRSMRVPAARQRSVDDDKQDSPAHSPALVAPPPMSRRASAVDVVGGAGAGSRRGSYRTEDTSESTPSIAGLAVDEDRPIRRRGSQLPDIAALQQRTGALSAMAALARTGDPSEAPGPSAAAVAAAAAAARQMSVDAEAIKIVIHDVDDRSPRRVSLRRDPNDKRSRGFGMRVVGGKPDASGRREAVIVWTVPGGPADGAGLQQGDKVLEWGGVPLTERSFEEVCSVLDRSGDNVELLVEPAPPQDDTVTPAPHSSQHHHALYEPDTDKSPSSPTRRKLPKTPEQERAERARERPAARAQLQVWFESEMRKLVVVLIAADDLPPRDHTLGYGDEPEAFARIRLLPSLETCPPVETDPASASCSPVWNATLGFGGLTADLLAGRALELTLWDACPGIDPVLIGECTMDLEKAFAEERAVWWTLEERGGTRSANASPRGSLTGARALRRGDFASQRSCSDDVDSIGECASLLHPDHAWVGGSRRGSSQSETLEVEVYQLGKDFSRSLPGSRRSSFQQQEKDAAAGTDSGAGPSQRSERRRSSCVRRDPDDILRSLRAVKGELGRTLSLSGSTARPTDR from the exons TTACAACAAAACTGGGCCCGCGGCAGGTCGAACCCGTGGCGGAgccggcgcccgcgccgccgcccgcgcaaCCACCACCTGCGCCCGCGTCTAAAACTGAACG GGAAGCGGGTAAGGCGCCGTCGCGGGCAGGCGCGTGCCGCGTGTGCCTGAAGGCGCTGAAGCCCGGTGAAGTGTTTCACACGTGCAACGGCTGCCAGCACCGCGTGTGTGAGGACTGCTCTTCGTACTCCAAGCCGGCGGAGAACGAGGAGGCG AACTCATGGCGCTGTTCCGTATGCCGGCGTAAAGCTGCTCCGCGACTACCGCCCGCAGCGCAAGACAGTACTGATTCACTCCTCGATGTGCCTGTGCTGGATTCTTTACAACGGCGTCATTCGGAAGCTCGGCTGGGCGGTGGCACCTCCAGTACCGGCCTCGCGCCGCCACGCTCGCCCGAACTGCGCCGACACTCAGACGTCTCACCCGCCTCGCTAAAAGAACTAGAAAAG TTAAAGGGTGGCGGCACGGCGACGCCAGCGAACGAGTCGCGGCGGCCTAGCACGGTGacgccggcgcggcggcggtCGATGCGCGTGCCCGCCGCGCGCCAGCGCAGCGTCGACGACGACAAGCAAGACTCTCCTGCGCACTCGCCCGCGCTCGTCGCGCCACCACCGATGTCTAGGAG AGCATCAGCAGTGGACGTGGTCGGCGGTGCGGGAGCAGGATCGCGTCGCGGCTCCTACCGTACAGAAGACACATCCGAATCAACGCCTTCAATTGCCGGACTCGCCGTTGACGAAGACCGCCCCATCAGGCGCCGCGGTAGTCAGCT tCCAGACATAGCCGCACTTCAACAAAGGACGGGGGCGCTCAGTGCAATGGCCGCTCTAGCTCGCACTGGAGACCCCTCCGAAGCGCCAGGCCCCTCGGCTGCAGCCGTGGCCGCCGCCGCTGCAGCCGCGCGACAAATGTCGGTTGACGCGGAGGCGATCAAGATCGTCATACACGACGTCGATGATCGCTCGCCACGACGAGTCTCGCTGCGTCGCGATCCTAATGACAAAAGAT CACGTGGTTTCGGCATGCGCGTCGTGGGTGGCAAGCCGGACGCCAGCGGTCGCCGGGAGGCCGTCATAGTGTGGACTGTGCCCGGCGGACCCGCCGACGGGGCCGGCTTACAACAGGGTGACAAG GTATTGGAATGGGGTGGAGTGCCGTTGACCGAGCGCAGTTTCGAAGAAGTGTGTTCTGTCCTGGATCGCAGCGGAGACAACGTGGAGCTCCTAGTGGAACCCGCGCCGCCCCAGGACGACACGGTCACGCCTGCCCCGCACTCCAGCCAACACCATCATGCCCTATATG AACCGGATACCGACAAATCACCATCATCGCCGACCCGAAGGAAATTGCCGAAAACCCCG GAGCAGGAGAGGGCCGAGCGAGCCCGCGAGCGgcccgcggcgcgcgcgcagctgcAAGTGTGGTTCGAGAGCGAGATGCGCAAGCTGGTGGTGGTGCTCATCGCGGCAGACGACCTGCCGCCGCGAGACCACACGCTCGGATACGGAGACGAGCCTGAAGCATTCGCCAGGATAAGGCTTTTGCCGTCACT CGAGACCTGCCCACCGGTTGAAACAGACCCCGCGTCCGCGTCATGTAGTCCAGTTTGGAACGCCACCTTGGGTTTCGGCGGTTTAACGGCAGATCTCCTGGCAGGTCGAGCGCTGGAGCTCACCCTGTGGGACGCCTGCCCTGGAATCGATCCAGTACTTATTGGAGAATGCACT ATGGATTTGGAAAAGGCGTTTGCGGAAGAACGTGCAGTGTGGTGGACGCTGGAGGAGCGCGGCGGGACGCGGTCAGCCAACGCCTCCCCGCGGGGCTCTCTCACAGGTGCGCGAGCGCTCCGACGCGGTGACTTTGCCTCGCAACGCTCTTGTTcag ATGATGTGGATTCCATCGGGGAGTGCGCATCTTTACTCCATCCAGACCACGCGTGGGTCGGCGGCTCCAGACGTGGCTCATCCCAGTCAGAAACCTTGGAAGTTGAGGTTTACCAGCTTGGAAAAGACTTCTCACGTTCTTTACCTGGATCGCGACGATCATCATTCCAGCAGCAGGAGAAAG ACGCCGCTGCGGGCACTGACAGCGGCGCCGGGCCGTCGCAGCGCAGCGAGCGGCGGCGCTCGTCCTGCGTCCGCCGCGACCCCGACGACATCCTGCGCTCGCTGCGCGCCGTCAAGGGCGAACTCGGCCGCACGCTTTCCCTCTCCGGGTCCACCGCCCGGC CGACGGACCGTTAG